One Alnus glutinosa chromosome 13, dhAlnGlut1.1, whole genome shotgun sequence genomic window, aaaattcaagagccaaaataagaaagaaaaaaaaaactaaataatttttactaacaagtaacaaatttaaagataaaataacgttttttaatatttttgttttttggaggCAGGGTCATGAATTCTGTCACTGGATCCGGTGTAGTTTCATGTAGCTATTTTCGGGTCGGTTGATAAATCGGGCATCGATTCTACAGACCCAACAATCTTTATAGAAGATACAACGAAGTAAATCTTGAACAAAATCAATGATAAGCTCAACAATTGTCATTTGCAAAACAATTTATTGCATAGGAGTATTATTCTGGATGCtacaattttacaaaaaatctcTTGCAAATTGACATTAAAAATCACGTGGCAAATACCACGTCAATTActgaataattaaatttatctaccAAATTTTACTACGTAAATTTTCACATATTATACGCCATGTTGTACTCATCTATGGGTCCTATTTAAGGATCAAGATTTTCATTATTGCCAAATCTGGATTAGCATGGACCACTCCACAGCATAGACCACATGATGGGACCTTTGGGCTGAGGGTACTGCTTTGATCAAACCAGTAGCAAAGTGACATATGGCATTCAATGGGTAGAGAAGGTTTAAAAGATAAGTTAtggttttgatgatttttgtgAGGACGCAGGTGAAAGAGTGGTAGGTATGGCTTGGTGCATCTCAAACACCGTTTCATATGGGTGGAACAGAAGCCCATGTTGCTTATTTGGTTGGAACATAGGCAAGAAAAAATCTGATGACAGGCAACAGACCAAGTACCATGACATTGATCTTCCTTTCTCACTTTCTCTTGTTGGCAAAACATTCTTAAggggtactctctctctctctctctctctctaatgcACATGCATTTTCTTTAAGATGCATGATGGTggcatgagaaaagaaaatgataaaatcaCATGGTCTTCGGTTGTGCCTTGCTTTGCTTATATATGTTATCATGTAAAATGGAAATGTAGATGATGTTAGTAATTGAAATGATTTCTTTATAGCTTTTAGTTGTTGCAATattggatgaatatatatatcctttctGGCAATCAAGCAATGGATGGATATAGCAGCTAAAAAAGTTGGCAAAAGAATGTTAATGTGAAGTGTAATAACAATAAGGTAGCTGCAATCATTGTCTGTCTCAAGTTTTGAATGATTATGAGCAGGAAGGGAACTGAAATGCTGCTACAAGGCCACCATTGATGGATTTAGCGCAACCAACTTCCACAATTGCTGTGACTTCAAGGGGCCATGCGTGATAATAGGCTACACAAACAAGTCCTTCAAGTTTGGTGCATTTAACCCTGAAGGTTACAGAAGCACTGATGATTATTATGATACTTTTGATGCATTCCTATTCTATTGGACAGACAGTGAGAAAATTGAGCCCATCATTCTACCCAAGGTAGGGGGAAGTGGTGCAGCACTTTTCGATTATGCTAGGGGCGGGCCCCAATTTGGGGCTGACGGGCTGCTCATCGGGCCTCCTCTAGCACCGGTTATGGGCGGGTTTGCAGGGCCAGACACCAATTCAGGAATTGGAGATCTGAGGCAAGCTAAATCTAGATTAGGATTGTCATATGCAAAAAGGGAAGATGGGAAAGAGTCTTTGTTTGGAGTTGTGAATAAGGCTACCCTTGAAGAAGTGGAAGTTTTTTGCAGTCCTCAAATTGCAAGCTTATACTAAAGTGATTAACTACAAGTAAGTTGTAAATGTTTTCAGTGTAGCAGGTAATATATTTGGTgatcaaaaatcattttaggCACCCCTCATTCATCTCAAATAATGTGAAAGATTGTCGAAATTACTACTTCAGTAAAGATATATGCATCCAATAATTTCCATGAAAAGCACTTGTTTTCCCTCGTTTCATTGTCAAATAGAACTAGTGGCGCATAATGGATAAAAGAATTTCCTTAACTACCAAATTTCTTTGTTTGCATAGGGGGGAAAAGCGACACCTTGCGAATTCTTAACTTTTTAAGCCAACAAGTAGGTGTCAAGGGCAAAGCAGTAGGGGGCGGGAGAATATATGTTAGAGAAATAGGTAGTGTTGCATGAAAAGAATTTGTGGATTGTAGGGCTTTTAGGAAAGTGTTCTTAAAGTCACGTGAGTGTAGTCCCTTTATCAAGATTCTTCCCAAAGTGAAGAAGGGCCAGGAGAACAATATACAAACTTCGGCCaagagaaatatatttttatcaagcaCTTGCTAGCTTTTTATGGCTTCATTGAGGCCCTACTGCTTCACATTTGCCCTCCAAATTTGAGTACTGTTCATTACTTGTTAAGAATCATTGGTGATTCTTGCCACTGAGTGGCACTTTCTCAAGAAAATTGTGACCTGGGTTTTGTCTGGAAGGGCTTCAAGAtagaatatatcaaaatagaTTAAACAAtgatattgaaaattttgattttcttttctagttCCCAACCAAGGGATAAAGGTGGGGTTTAAGAAACTGCTGCATAACTTCTTCAAATGTATAATTGCTTGGGGGTTCTCTGAGTAATCAATTACTAGCAAGCAGTAGCTTCATCCTCATAAAcagaacaaaaacacaaaacatgaaCAACTACACTAACAATTTGAAACAGactaaattttcttcttcttttttctgtcTTTCAGCCTCAATATCAGACTACTACATATTTGAGCAAAAATATCAGAATTGAAGCCACCAATTTTGCATACAACTGTCTATTCATTGCAGAGTCATCAACCCTATCCTAGATAGCAACTATTGTTTTTCTTATCTCCAATGACGATTGCAGAGTCTCTATTGTTGTTCTCTTGCAGCCAAGCACCTTTTTTCACGCTAAGTGTGGTAGCCAACAACATTTCAGGCTATCTCTCACCACCACCCCAAATCTTTTTCCTTTCAAACTGTCTTTACTTGATTACTGCATATCCTAGCTTCGAACTGGTTATACTGTCAAAGGCAAAACTTTTTTCTAGATTTGTTTTGATAAGCCCACTTTACCTTTCTGTTCTTTGTAGATAAGGAATAACCTGTTTTTGTATAACAATAATGCAATCCTTTTGCTATAGCTTTAGAATATCAGACAAGATCATGCTGTTTTATCACAAGGAGCCACCCCCCCTTTCCATGTTTCTGAGATGCTAGAAGACATGAAAGTTTCAAATGAATGTCTCATTAAAATAAAAGGATGTCTATAAGTTGTTTATCTTGGAGCAACTTCCACTCAGTATGGAAGTCTTTTAGAATCCACCAATAACTCAATTGCCACCAAGGCAATGACTAACCAACAAAAAGTTCACTAAAAGCAACTTCGAAATGGAATGGCTTATCAATGTGGCTATAAAAGTAAACTTTATCTTTAGCCTTAAACATAAAGAGAACATTGcatttcaaaatcttcaagcAACTTGACAAATACAGTAATTAAAGAAAGCAGCTTTAGCAGCTAAAATTTGAAACATAAGAACTCTCTCCAGTTCACATGTCCGAACACTTTTTCCACTTGTTTTGTCTTTGCCTTGTAGAATACAAAATTAAGCATCTTTATCTTGCAATTTTACAGAGTTAAATAGAGCAAACATcaattaaaaaagcatatgcTTATCACATGCTCAAATGATACATGGCAATTTTTATAGATTAGGTTGGAGAAAACTGTGTCGAAGCTGTCCGATGTAGAAATATCTCAACAAATGAACCCTAAGAAACATACTAGAGAGATTTTCGATTCAACGTTATGCATGCCTTGCATATAGATGAGTAGCTATTCCAGTAACATTACATGAAATTCAAACATAAAGATGCTTCCATAGAGATGCTCATGTTTCTGTTTGGCAGGCCCCAATTTTGAACTAGGCAAaggaaaataaagttttcaaacacTTAGAATATATACCAGAGAATAAGACAAATTTATAGAACCATGTAGATAACTGCAAGTAAACCGAATTTTGGTGCAATCGATAATAGTGATTATCACCGGGAGTACAAGATCACAACATAAACAAGAAACTGAAAACAGACTTGGCCACTAAACCAACTCCAATACAACAGCATAAGAAAGACTTCTTCAGCAACCCCTTTCTACATAATATATAAGGGGTTATACTCATTATTTATCATTCCAAGAATCAACGTTAAAAGGCGTTGTCTTGGAGGCCTTTTCTAGATGATACAAATGCAAGGAGGTAGACGCCTAGATCACAATCACCAAGTTGTCCTCCTGCAACCATAGACCACCAAGTTCCCCCAAACTCCCATCTCCACTTGCTTGCCTGCAAATTGGAGCTTGGTCCCAAGATTGCAATCCTGCATTAAAAAAGAGCTACTGtgatctttctttccttttcagtAGGGATGTGGATATCTTAGTGAACTGGTCTGGTCATAACCTTCATATGGCACATTCTCATTTCCAAAAAGGCCCATGTAGTTTGCATGGCCAGAGTAAGGTGACATGCAGCCAATTTCCCCAGCAAAATTTGAATATGATGAACTCGGTGGGATTTCTGTATGTTCATATGGTGGCCAAGGAGTTGTCGAGCTTGGAAACTGATACTGTGGAAAGTATTCGGATGCAGCTTCCTGTACTTGTGGGTAGTCCTGCAGCAACCAAGGTGATATGTTTCAAGAACTCTCAAAAATCTAAAAGTAGCTCACGGAAGTTCCTTTATTCCTCAAATTCAATACCTTTGAAGAATCAAGAATTAGCTCAGGTGAGACCCAGAAGCTTGTAGGATTTGTCTCCATCAAAGCAGGCTCATACTCTGCCACTGGAGTAACTTCATATGGAGAAGTGATAGGGCTACAATACTGACTCTCATTGTACAGGTAACTTGCTTGAGATGGAATGTCATTTGCGATGCTCGCGGGCTCGTTTGAGGTGCTCGCGAACCTGAAATCCCCATTGCTTGAACTGCTCCCAACCATCTTAGCTTTTGGCTCTTCATGATCATTCATCTTCTGTGCATGCTCATTCTTCTTAACAACACGGCACAAAGCAAAAGCTCCCTAGAGAGATAATAACCAAAAACAATTCATTCTCCCAAACTATACAAGGCAACCAAGCACTAGAGTTTCCCAAACAAACTTTTGAGGAAAATGTAAAGCTAACCCATTATATGAGACTCTTGAATTTACCTGAAAACTCGGTGATCCATCTGAAAGATCATCACAAAGGCGGTACTCATGCATTACCCAGTCTGTTCGATCTCCTAAAGGAGCCCGTCCACGATAGAAAACTAGGGTCTTCCGATACCCAGTAACACCAGCCTGACAGACAACCTTCCTATCTTTTCCAGTGGCTTTCCAGTAGCCAGCTTTGGTGGCTCTATTTGTTCGTGAGCCATTTGGGTACTTTCGATCCCGGGGACAGAAGAAGAACCATTCCATATCTCGTTTAGGAAGGAATGATTTCTCTGCAATACACAGCTTCGAGATCAGATTTCTCCAAAAATTCCCCAACAATaaacttaaaatgaaaaataatgatgAAACCAATTAGAGGGAAAAACTTTTGATGTAATGTTTCCTTTTCACAACATTCTTTGGGAATAAAGGAACAACAATTGAACCTGCTTTTAGAAGATAAAAGTTTGAAGGCCCCatgggaaaaaagaaattttatgaTAGGTATTAGCCATAAAGAACAATGATAGAAGAaatcaaataaacaaaacaaacaaaaaattactttcCAACACTAAAGTATTCTCTCTGTTCACACTTGCATGAACTTTAATTCAATAAATTAACGACTAAAGCCACCAACACTCGCTACTCTGCCAAATTTCTAGAGCACCGATGTTCTGTACAGGCTGATTTTGTAACGATCATGACATTTCAACAATCTCcaaaacaagaataaattttaattcaaaccAATACAGATTGTTCTGATATTTCACTTTCCGATACTTACAAACTCACACATTAAGGCTGCAAGTTTTTGAGTAGAGATCAAGATGCTGACAAACTTTATCGaatattattttgtaacaaGAATtcaaaaagattgatttgaagaATACCTGGCAACTCCCATGGATCGAATTTGTACAAATCCACAACGGGAATAACTTCGAGCTCAATTTCCAGCCCATCCACTTTTCTTTTCAGGTAATACCCCACCAATTCCACATCGGTTGGGTGGAACCGAAATCCCGGTGGCAGTGATGCCCCTCCCATAATTAAGCTCCTAGGAGATCTAACTAATTCTCTAAAAACAGCCGGAAGAAACAGAACTGATAGCAAAGCTAGAAAATTTAGGcacaaaaattccaaaacttGCAGTCAAGTGCCTACACTGTACCTATTAAAGATCTGGAAGATCCAAAAGTAAAAGCTTTTAACAACAATTGATTTTTTGTCAACAGCCGAGTACAACTTCCACAGAATGCATCCGTTGTGCAACGGAATCATTGTCTACAAGATTCAAGATTTTTTATGACGGAAGTatcaccccccaaaaaaaatcccCCTGAAATTTTAGTCACAGAACAAAGTTGAAATGAACAGAAGCTTGAACTTCAAGCAACACCCAGAAGCTGAAACCGctaaaattccaaaattaaacCCTCAATTCAAAGTTCTGAAACCAAAAATGAACAAGAACGTTCACAAAAACTGGATAGAACTTCCAAAATTGGAACCTATTGAAAAACCCAGAAGCTAAAAGCATTCAAAATAACTTACAGATAAGTGTCTTGAATGGTTTCGGACTAAAATCTACAGAAGATCAGTGAGTAGcaagaaacaaagaagaagaagaggaggaggagggaggaagaggaggaagaagagtaGAGTAAAAAGGAGTGGCAATTGGGTTGCGCTTTATATAGGGTGTGAGGGGGAACCAACAGTCCAAAAATACACACCGAAAGTTTGAGATTGCTTGTCTCAAGCGTACCCAAAATTCCAAGGGAGTGGCCCACGTAACACGAACTCAGTTCACACCTAACAGTTACTTCCCGCCAAATCAATTGATGACCGTTACTTCGATGGCTTTGATGTGTTGGCTTCCTCAAATTCCCACACATGAAACTacaaactacatttttatttcaaaataattttaattaactatCGAATcagttattattaaaaaataaataaaaaaaatcaaaagattagCTAAGATTATCCCATtaatattgtaaaataaaaatataatttcaatgATTAGAAGCCGAAGTCAGAAACACAATGCTCATGAGTCTCTTGTTTAATGACCAATTTCATCTTTAATCCATCCGGTAAACTTGTTTGTCTAGCAGTTGGTTTGAGTCCAGTTCAACCAGAAACCAGACTTAAGCTAACCCGTTTGTCTATTGGTTGCATTACAACTTCTTTTTGACTGAAAAattccaaggctcccctaaatGATTCTCCTTTGATGTGAATCCTGCCCTTCAACATTTCAATGATTGAGATTGAATGTCTATTCTCTATTATTCCACCGTCTAATTACAAAGATAAGGTTAAGTACACTTAACCTTTTCATTTACCGCTCATTTATATAATGTTTCTCAAACACGTTTGGAGTGGCTCGGCATAGCCGATCCACCCTCTACGAATGCTTCGACAAATACtccctaatttatttattttttttaatgaaaaagaaaagaaaagtttttaatatttttttggtggCTCATCTACCCCTAAGGGGTGGTTGTCGAAGAacccctttattttttatattttgcatttttattttagggCATTTTCTTgatttcaccaaaaaaaaaaaagaaggagcaCATGCATGTCATGTGTACATTTTTATGTCCCTTTTAAGAACGAGAGCAACTTCTGTCAGATCATGGCATAAAACAAGGCTTGTTTGCCTACCAATAACAAATTGACACGttatcttaaaacaaaaaacttaaGTGTTGCTGAAACACCGAATCATTTTGCCCTCATTTCCCTCTGAGACAAGTTGAGAAAAAACAATTACGAATGAACCACCATAGCCAGCCCGGACGCTGTCGGCACCGCCCAGGCTGGACCACGCTGCCACCGCCCGTGTCAGAACACGCCGCCATTGCCAAGCCAACCCCAACGCCACCGAACGCTACTCCTCCGACGTGGGCCTGGACGCGGTGGAGCACTTTCATCCGCCGTGCTCCTACCAGCTGATCCGTCTTCTGACGTGGCTCCAGCTGTGAGCCGACTTCCACGTAGGCGGAGCCGAGCAAGGACCCCACGTAGAAGATGGACGTGATGGTGGAGGAGTAATGGATGGGCACAATGTTGGGGTTGGAGACATGGACGGTGAGGATGAGCTCGGTGTTGAGGATTGGGATGTTGAGCTTGATGGATGTGAGGTTGATTGATATCAAATGGAAGGTTAGGTCATTGAGCTTCGCCAAGATCAGAGCCGTCGCTACCACAACCGACGCCGTTCCGATCAGAGCGAGGCCCCAGCTCCATTGTACTGTTTGTACCATTTTGCCCATGCTCGCTTGAGGAAAtcaacatcttcttcttccttttattgCCTACTTAGTTCAGAAATGGAGTTATAGTGGAGGAAAGAGATCTAGGGGTAGGCAGAATATTCTGGGGCTTTCTGGGTTGGATTGGTCAGGGGGTGGACGGTTCAATGAAATGACAAGATTTCTTATGATAGGGTGTTTTCAACCTATAGTGTTTTGGTGTGCTAAACCAACATGCCATGTTAGTATTGGAGGGTAGAAAATAGCCTTTTTTATGCCAAGACTTGATAAAAAATTACTCTTTAAGAACTTTGGTGAATGAAAGAGGTATTTTTTTACCAACTATTGATAGTTGAAGCGAGTTGAGTGTGATAGTTAGTAGTTTGTGACGGTAACGTGTAAAATGTATACGAGTGGTAATTTAAACAAAAGAGATTTATATTATAGTAGATTTCctattaaataataatgatgTTAGTAAACATTGTTCTTAAATTCATTGATTGTGTTATGTATATGTCAAGTTCTCAAAATCACTTCTATTTATAGTCAAATCTTAATGGAACTTGTGACACGTCATCATTTTCATTGGattaaagtaaataaataatgatgCTTCTTTGTAAATAATGATTTTCAGGCTCAGCTGCCTGCCGAGTTGGTCAAACGCGGCATTGATTGGGGAATTTTGGCTTTCCTAGTCATTGGCCTCCAGTCTAACCTCCTTCCACATCATCTTGAGtcggacaaaaacactttttctttattttatcgAAAGTGACGGTGTCATCAACTAGAACCCTCCCTTCAAAAAGAAAGAGCCCAAAAGTGCTTACTGAGTTTTTGAGCTCTGTGGAATGACCAAACGCACCTTAGTGGaaccattttgtttttttatttttttatttttgtatttttcaattCACATGCTACATGCATGTAATATGAGGTGTTCTTCTTAATCCCAATTTAGTGGGACCAATTAACGTAATGTGGACACCTTTGCTTCTACATTAGCAAAATAAAAAGGTGGAATTTAATTAGAGACTTTATGAATTGGGATGGGGATTAATGTGAGTGCGGTTAGGAACTacttttctaattttaaaagccaagaaaataaaaaaggaattgtcaacttgttttcaaaaaacaaaaagctccCTGGTAGGTAAAAATGAAAAGCATTGGCGGCTCGGCTCATATACGTAAACAAATCAAGCTATTAGCGagattttgtttgttaatgtgctTTGCGAAGGCGAAAAACATATCaaacaaaaatagaataataagcTCATTCCGGTCGATTGATTAGATTCAATTTCAAACTCGAAAGAGAACAAAACCGAACAACGGTCAATTACAAACTTTAAAGCTATGAAGAAAAATTTTATAGttctataaataaaaaccaattaaTTTAGATTTACGAGGATGATTCTCCACCCCCACAGAAGAGTAGTGGTGAAGATCCATCTCCATAAAATTGGTTAGGAGTGGAGCATCACTCCCGCTCCACCCTGCGAGGGTGGAGAACTAACCTCACAAAGGAGGGTACATGGTGGTGGATCCAGCCCCACAAAGGTAGGGTGGAGTGGAGGCACCCCCATCGCCCCTCCCTTGCGAGGGTGATTCTCCACCCCCATAGAGGAGTAGTGGTGGAGATCCACCTCCATAAAAGTTAGTTAGGGGTCGAACATAAAACCCGCTTTCCCTTGTGGGGGTGGAAGGGTGGAAGTCCACTCTTAGAGGGTTGGTGGAATgtttaggttttctttttctattcctttcttttttttctttttttcttttttttgtgttttgttttgaagaAAGAATGTGTGGCGGTGACACTTCTACCGCTAAAATTGGATGTAAAATATAACGAAAGAGCATATTTTTCACTTGgccaaaactcaaatctttaaTAGTCCAAATTATAAACTGAAGTCCTTATCAATTCACAAGGCTAAAACTCAGGATGTTTTGGAACAACTTTTCcactgttttttctttcttaccaGCCAAGATTTTAAAACAAGATCTATTTAGATTAACCCCAACCTATCTCGTAATGAGACAAGGGTCACGGGCTTCCTATCAATGCCGGAATTAAATGACCATCATTATGCCTAAAACTGAATGGAGGACTATTTAACACCTTGTGATTTGCCATTATTCAATAATTTTCTGACCAATAGTCCACAGTTGGATCGCAAAgcgtaaaaaaataaaataaaaaataaaataaaatggtagAAGTGGTCGATTTCATAGTGAAAAGGAGCTTTTTATGAGTTAACTTAacaagaagacaaaaaagaagaaaaagaaaagaaaagaaagggtttTTGAAGCCTATTTTATGAGTTGGTACTGCTGAAATTTAAATGTGAATGAAGTAAAAAGGCAAAAAAGATGTTAATCGTGTAATTGTGAGTGAATGATAATTgaaggaagaaggaaggagGAAGGAGGAAGGAGGGGTCGTTTTATGGGGAATTGGAAAATAGGAAGACCACCTTATCTTTTGTCTACTGCTTTCGGCTCCCTTTGTCCCCTGACGGCTGAAGCCAATAGCAATATTGTGCAACAACTCCTCCCTCTAATCAACGGCTCTCCTCGCACGCAGAAACAAATATTGGAAAGAGAAACAAGTCAAAATATGCATGTTCACAATTGTTTGTGCTCCATTAATGTTGCCTAGCAAAtacataaaaagaaacaaaagttgTGGAATGAGTACACTAAATTCAACCAAGTAATTGATGGCTATAATTCAATTATTATATTCTATCCGTTAATCCGATCCACCCAAAACCAGCCAACCCACCAACCGGccaagttaatttaattttgaaatgaatctaaaaatcatttagactttgtttaaaatctgtttgGATTTacgatttacaattttaaaacgTAATTAATAGATGGAATTATGATTAGGAGAGCCTATTGCCCATGGGAGAGAGGGACGTGACAAGTTGCTTTTTCCAACATCAGTGGGGTGAGATTTGAGTGATACATAAAGGAAAAGGTCAGATTCATTTGGCTGCATCCACCATTAATCATAGTCCTTccgagtgagtgagtgagtttCGAGTCATTTGGCTGCATTTACCAAATCGCAGCCTAGTAATAATTTGGAAAAGCTTGGAAAAGGCAGCCTCCAAACACTGTTTGCCAAAAGCcgaaaagatttaaaaaataaataaaagagtagTGATTTTGTTTGTACCGACGGCCAACCTTCCCACCTTACCAtaatctctcacaattaccACTAATGTCTCCTCTAATCATCGTTGTTTTGTTAAAGATAGCACTGACCATTGAACCATGGAAAACATGCAGGAGTTCTTGTTCCAGACATGTCCCGACATCTTCGGTTGTGACACACCAGCATCGTTCGATCATCTGGGTGGTCTGTTCTGTAGAGTCTTCGTGGGATATATAGCTAGCGGCGGTCTCGTTGTCGGGATAAGATTTGGCGATCCAAATGAGGAAAATCTTGACGATTGGAGTTTAGAAAACATGCAGTaattaaaatactaattattaataTTGTTTGGAATCGATGAATATTCTTAATTGTGTGCTTGTTTGACGTAGGATGCAATTATCTAATCATGTGGTCAAACACTGAGTAGCTTACCTCGTGTTTCACAATATACGtgacttttttttctcttattttcctACTTTTTAGGTTCACTTTTCTGCTGAAGTATATGTTTCGATTTTGGCTCCACATCATGTCCTCGTTCCGACGTGCTTCGGAGGCCAATAACAAATATGCCTATACGTACGTGAAGACGGCATTCTGACGGCAAGAACAAATATCCCCAAGAGAGAACATATTTTTCACACCCAACACTTTAGGTTAGGAGATGAAAAGAGACGGAATATAGTCCAATTTTTAAAACCTAACAAAAATGCTTGAAGAAAACAATTAAGTTTCTTAATTCCTTGGGGGTTGCATGAAATCTTATGATTGagctcttctttctttttctctcggtCCTTTTTATCTTACACTTTTAGAGGTGGAGAAATCGTGCAAACTTCTTCTAGGGTTTATAGGGATTGAAAATCGAGTTTTTCGGTTTTGGGCACTCAAAAAACTGCCTTGTCATGTCGGGATTGGTCCTGAAAAAGGGGAGATTGGTcgccttttttttaaaaaaaataaaaaataaaaaatcataagaTCCTTGTAGAAAATACAATTTGTTTTAAACACCGTTATGAAACGCATGTCAAGAACTATCCTGATAAGAACAGCCCACACAATCCAGGAGCTCCAGTTTTAGATTTGGTAAAGAGTTCCTAACTAATCTTTTCCTATCTCTCTCTTAGTTGAAAGAATGAGCGTGCGCGCATACACACATATGATGTATATATGCATGAAAAACATATCCATGTGTAGTAAAAGCTTATCAATCTTCTTAGATGTAATCTCTTTAGCTgttatattattaatttctaAGGCATAAAAATAAggtttattattaattttttaattggctAATTCAATGAGAAAATAATTTGGGAGCtatttttcaaatctcaacTTGTACTAGATGTTGATTTATTTAACTTTTCTAATTTATAGACCACTTCATTAGATATTTCAATACTTAAAGcaatgtcaaaaatatttttattaccATCATAGCCAATAATTGTCgatatatcttttttcttttttctttttcacttaaTGTAAAAGAGTCGTCAAAATTTTAGTGAATTTTGACAAATATGTATGGATAACcaaacaaataaccaaataGAGTGATTTCATTTGAATTGAAGGAATAATGTTCTCATTTTAGTGAATAGccttgtataaaaaaattttaacaataaaaatgCCTAGTGGTACCACAAGTATAACAAGCTTCCAATTTATCTATTGAGCTGCATTTCTAGCAATGTATGAGACCCAAACTTGTTACATAGAAGTTTTCAATTATctcttatttcaaattttttttttttttaataatattaatcatGGATGCTTTACTACATTATTTGATCTATTATGTATTTGAATTTTCAAGTTATTGAGAGCTAAgggcactttgctgggtcgtgatCCTGTTCACCGTATATGGAAGTAGGTTCCTCTATGTGtcttgtggggcttgtggcgtaaGAGAAATTCTAGACTTTTTGAGGATGCGGAGATacaggttggggctctttgtagaaaggtgcttaatatgttatatctttgagTGTCGGCGCATAACTTGGGTAGTATGCCATACGCTGATtatttactttcttgttcgtttcaaTCCTCTTTTTAGGggttcctttgtatacttcttgtgtactagggttgcgcccctc contains:
- the LOC133854909 gene encoding uncharacterized protein LOC133854909 yields the protein MAWCISNTVSYGWNRSPCCLFGWNIGKKKSDDRQQTKYHDIDLPFSLSLVGKTFLRGRELKCCYKATIDGFSATNFHNCCDFKGPCVIIGYTNKSFKFGAFNPEGYRSTDDYYDTFDAFLFYWTDSEKIEPIILPKVGGSGAALFDYARGGPQFGADGLLIGPPLAPVMGGFAGPDTNSGIGDLRQAKSRLGLSYAKREDGKESLFGVVNKATLEEVEVFCSPQIASLY
- the LOC133854946 gene encoding NAC domain-containing protein 71-like — its product is MGGASLPPGFRFHPTDVELVGYYLKRKVDGLEIELEVIPVVDLYKFDPWELPEKSFLPKRDMEWFFFCPRDRKYPNGSRTNRATKAGYWKATGKDRKVVCQAGVTGYRKTLVFYRGRAPLGDRTDWVMHEYRLCDDLSDGSPSFQGAFALCRVVKKNEHAQKMNDHEEPKAKMVGSSSSNGDFRFASTSNEPASIANDIPSQASYLYNESQYCSPITSPYEVTPVAEYEPALMETNPTSFWVSPELILDSSKDYPQVQEAASEYFPQYQFPSSTTPWPPYEHTEIPPSSSYSNFAGEIGCMSPYSGHANYMGLFGNENVPYEGLQSWDQAPICRQASGDGSLGELGGLWLQEDNLVIVI